Proteins encoded by one window of Cyanobium sp. NS01:
- a CDS encoding LD-carboxypeptidase yields MTLPPRQPPPLRPGARVALVAASSALAASDHLERLEAGIAVLESWGLEVERRALHERRWGYLAGRDAERRDDLLRAEHVGAELLACLRGGWGAARLLEQSLTSLSPRWLLGFSDVTALLWAQLAQGHGGGVHGPLLTSLAAEPSWSQERLRALLFGEPVADLPGTPWRGGVAEGPLLVANLTVATHLLGTPHLPDLRGAILVIEDVGEAPYRIDRMLTHWRLSGALGQLAGIGLGQFSGCDDHPPGESGADPIAMAARFSLEQVLHDRTGDLGIPVLAELPVGHEAGNGALPLGVWARLDADAGHLRLLPTPRA; encoded by the coding sequence GTGACCCTCCCGCCCAGGCAACCTCCTCCCCTGCGTCCAGGAGCCCGGGTGGCCCTGGTGGCGGCCAGCTCCGCGCTGGCGGCCAGCGATCACCTGGAGCGCCTGGAAGCCGGCATCGCCGTGCTCGAGAGCTGGGGCTTGGAGGTGGAGCGCCGCGCCCTGCATGAGCGGCGCTGGGGCTATCTGGCCGGCCGCGACGCCGAGCGCCGCGATGATCTGCTGCGGGCTGAACACGTGGGGGCCGAGCTGCTGGCCTGCCTGCGCGGGGGCTGGGGGGCGGCCCGGCTGCTGGAGCAGTCCCTCACCAGCCTTTCTCCCCGCTGGCTGCTGGGCTTCAGCGATGTCACGGCCCTGCTCTGGGCCCAGCTGGCCCAGGGGCACGGTGGTGGCGTGCACGGCCCCCTGCTAACCAGCCTGGCGGCGGAGCCGTCCTGGAGCCAGGAGCGGCTGCGGGCCCTGTTGTTCGGGGAGCCGGTGGCCGACCTGCCGGGCACCCCATGGCGGGGTGGCGTGGCCGAAGGCCCCCTGCTGGTGGCGAATCTCACCGTGGCCACCCACCTGCTCGGAACTCCCCACCTGCCCGACCTGCGCGGCGCCATCCTGGTGATCGAAGACGTGGGCGAAGCTCCCTACCGGATCGATCGGATGCTCACCCACTGGCGCCTGAGTGGCGCCCTGGGTCAGTTGGCCGGCATCGGCCTGGGCCAGTTCAGCGGCTGCGACGACCACCCACCTGGAGAGTCCGGAGCCGACCCCATCGCGATGGCGGCGCGGTTCAGCCTGGAGCAGGTGTTGCACGATCGCACCGGGGATCTGGGCATTCCGGTGCTGGCCGAGCTGCCGGTGGGCCACGAAGCCGGCAATGGGGCCCTGCCGCTGGGTGTCTGGGCCCGGCTGGACGCTGACGCCGGCCACCTTCGGCTGCTGCCCACCCCTCGGGCCTGA
- the ispD gene encoding 2-C-methyl-D-erythritol 4-phosphate cytidylyltransferase, with protein MHLLIAAAGSGRRMGAAGNKLLLQVAGRPVLAWTLDAALACAAIRWIGIVGQAVDAEAVAAIIEAARPDRPVQWILGGDSRQESVSRGLEALPAEAAGVLIHDGARCLVQPELLARCAAAVAAGRSVIAATPVTDTIKQVDAVGAILATPDRAGLWAAQTPQGFPVDQLRSAHARARREGWSVTDDAALFERLGLPVAVLEAPPSNIKLTTPFDLTVAAALLASERAGSSG; from the coding sequence GTGCATCTGTTGATCGCCGCCGCCGGCAGTGGCCGCCGCATGGGCGCCGCCGGCAACAAGCTGCTGCTGCAGGTGGCCGGGCGGCCGGTGCTGGCCTGGACCCTCGACGCCGCCCTGGCCTGCGCGGCGATCCGCTGGATCGGCATCGTGGGCCAGGCGGTGGATGCCGAAGCGGTGGCGGCGATCATCGAGGCCGCCAGGCCGGATCGCCCTGTGCAGTGGATCCTGGGGGGCGACAGCCGCCAGGAGTCGGTGAGCCGCGGCCTGGAGGCCCTGCCTGCCGAGGCCGCAGGCGTGCTGATCCACGATGGCGCCCGCTGCCTGGTGCAGCCGGAGTTGCTGGCGCGATGCGCCGCGGCGGTGGCCGCCGGGCGGTCGGTGATTGCCGCCACCCCCGTGACCGACACGATCAAGCAGGTGGACGCCGTCGGGGCGATCCTGGCCACCCCCGATCGGGCTGGACTCTGGGCGGCCCAGACCCCCCAGGGGTTCCCGGTGGACCAGTTGCGCTCGGCCCATGCCAGGGCCCGGCGCGAAGGCTGGAGCGTCACCGATGACGCGGCCCTGTTCGAGCGGCTGGGCCTGCCGGTGGCCGTGCTGGAGGCGCCGCCCTCCAACATCAAGCTCACAACGCCGTTTGATCTCACGGTGGCGGCGGCCCTGCTGGCCTCCGAGCGGGCTGGATCGTCTGGCTGA
- a CDS encoding glycosyltransferase family 9 protein — translation MRALFLLPGDSSRQLQAFPAVAAVADQLKAVVQVVCPAEAVGLWRLHPGVSRALPFSFANATLADWANLLGSVREPDFQLCINRAPSRAMDLMLSMSHIPTRVASQGFSATALVQEPAGGWPSQAWETWLRPLGLSLNAEAFRLPIPPADLQAAAAALPAGDGPLLLQAPAGGVGDWPPERWQELPALIAAQLPGLRSARAGEGSWSQRAARLACADVVLASDPASVELALLLGLPLVALGAAAGDLPQREGVKALGNADELSQLGSAAVLSALGLA, via the coding sequence ATGCGCGCCCTGTTCCTGCTGCCCGGCGACAGCAGCCGGCAGCTCCAGGCCTTCCCTGCTGTGGCCGCCGTGGCGGACCAGCTCAAGGCGGTGGTGCAGGTGGTCTGCCCCGCTGAAGCGGTTGGTCTCTGGCGCCTGCACCCCGGCGTCAGCCGCGCCCTGCCCTTCAGCTTCGCCAACGCCACCCTCGCCGACTGGGCCAACCTGCTGGGTTCGGTGCGGGAGCCCGATTTCCAGCTCTGCATCAACCGCGCTCCCAGTCGGGCCATGGACCTGATGCTGTCCATGAGCCACATCCCCACCCGGGTGGCCAGCCAGGGCTTCTCGGCCACCGCGCTGGTGCAGGAGCCTGCAGGGGGCTGGCCTTCCCAGGCCTGGGAAACCTGGCTGCGCCCCCTGGGACTGAGCCTGAACGCCGAGGCCTTCCGCCTGCCGATCCCCCCGGCCGATCTCCAGGCCGCCGCCGCCGCCCTGCCCGCCGGCGATGGGCCCCTGCTACTGCAGGCCCCGGCGGGGGGCGTTGGCGACTGGCCACCCGAACGCTGGCAGGAGCTGCCGGCCCTGATCGCCGCCCAGCTGCCCGGGCTGCGCAGCGCCAGAGCCGGAGAGGGTTCCTGGAGCCAGCGGGCCGCACGCCTGGCCTGCGCCGATGTGGTGCTGGCCAGCGATCCGGCCAGCGTGGAGCTGGCCCTGCTGCTGGGCCTGCCGCTGGTGGCCCTCGGGGCTGCAGCCGGCGACCTCCCCCAGCGCGAGGGAGTCAAAGCGCTGGGCAACGCAGACGAGCTGTCCCAGCTCGGCAGCGCCGCCGTGCTGAGCGCCCTGGGGCTGGCCTGA
- the fabG gene encoding 3-oxoacyl-[acyl-carrier-protein] reductase: MAVAAPLTGQVALVTGASRGIGAAIALELAANGATVVVNYASSEQAAADVVGAIEAAGGRAWAHRANVAEEAEVEAMVKAVLEREGRLDVLVNNAGITRDGLLMRMKTADWQSVIDLNLTGVFLCTRAVSRPMLKARSGRIINITSVVGLCGNAGQANYSAAKAGVIGLTRSNAAEFAARGVTVNAVAPGFIQSDMTASLDKEPILKAIPLGRMGSAAEVAGAVRFLAADPSAAYMTGQVLQVDGGMVMR; encoded by the coding sequence ATGGCCGTCGCCGCTCCCCTCACCGGTCAGGTCGCCCTGGTCACCGGCGCCAGCCGCGGCATCGGCGCGGCGATCGCCCTGGAACTGGCCGCCAACGGCGCCACCGTGGTGGTGAACTACGCCAGCTCCGAACAGGCCGCGGCCGATGTCGTGGGTGCCATCGAGGCCGCCGGTGGCAGGGCCTGGGCCCACCGGGCCAACGTGGCCGAGGAGGCCGAGGTGGAGGCGATGGTGAAGGCGGTGCTGGAGCGCGAGGGCCGCCTCGACGTGCTGGTCAACAACGCCGGCATCACCCGCGACGGGCTGCTGATGCGCATGAAGACCGCCGACTGGCAGAGCGTCATCGACCTCAACCTCACCGGCGTGTTCCTCTGCACCAGGGCCGTGAGCCGGCCGATGCTGAAGGCCAGGAGCGGCCGCATCATCAACATCACCTCGGTGGTGGGGCTATGCGGCAATGCCGGCCAGGCCAACTACAGCGCCGCCAAGGCCGGGGTGATCGGCCTCACCCGCAGCAACGCGGCCGAGTTTGCCGCCCGGGGCGTCACCGTGAATGCCGTGGCCCCCGGCTTCATCCAGAGCGACATGACCGCCTCCCTCGACAAGGAGCCGATCCTCAAGGCCATCCCCCTGGGCCGCATGGGCAGCGCCGCCGAAGTGGCCGGGGCGGTGCGCTTCCTGGCCGCCG